A region of Candidatus Megaera polyxenophila DNA encodes the following proteins:
- a CDS encoding two-component system sensor histidine kinase/response regulator, translated as MQDFKKIFNSTSLFSKVSHELRTPVHGIKGLAEYLRNNWEKLDEKTKKSCMDDIFESACSLEDIVEKLFQLANFSDNNINFHFEKADIIKVIQDAVERNNLFITDKNAVNLFLECVDKEIKISIDQFWIKQLVSNLISNAIKHSRAKNIKVKINSEKTVDSKNMVISVIDDGVGIPSKELGSIFEAFKQGSNINESLKGSGLGLAICKEIVVAHGGEIWAKNNETGGTSVSFSLSK; from the coding sequence ATGCAAGATTTTAAGAAAATTTTTAATAGCACCTCGCTCTTTTCTAAAGTTAGCCATGAATTAAGAACACCGGTCCATGGGATCAAAGGACTTGCTGAGTATCTTCGTAACAACTGGGAAAAACTGGATGAAAAAACCAAAAAATCATGCATGGATGATATATTTGAATCTGCTTGTTCTCTTGAAGATATTGTAGAGAAATTATTTCAACTAGCTAATTTTAGCGATAATAATATAAATTTTCATTTTGAAAAAGCCGATATAATAAAGGTTATTCAAGATGCAGTGGAAAGAAATAATCTTTTTATTACTGATAAGAATGCAGTAAACCTATTTTTGGAGTGCGTAGATAAAGAAATAAAAATTAGTATTGATCAATTTTGGATAAAGCAATTAGTGTCTAATTTAATAAGTAATGCAATAAAGCATTCTCGTGCAAAAAATATTAAAGTTAAGATTAATTCAGAAAAAACTGTGGATAGTAAAAACATGGTTATTTCAGTCATTGATGATGGCGTAGGAATACCATCGAAAGAATTAGGAAGTATATTTGAGGCATTTAAGCAAGGATCAAACATTAATGAATCACTTAAAGGTTCTGGATTGGGTCTTGCTATATGCAAGGAAATTGTTGTTGCACATGGCGGGGAAATTTGGGCAAAGAATAATGAGACAGGTGGTACAAGTGTAAGTTTTTCTTTATCAAAATAG